The segment AACCAGCGGACGAGGTCGACTGCCGCGGTCCCACGGGAGCGCCGCGGGGGGACCTCATGAGGGGCCCGTCCCGGGCCCTCGCCCGTCGCTACGCGCGCGCCCTCCTCGAGGTCGTCCTCGAGAACAAGGGCGACGCGCAGGGGCTCCGGCAGGAGCTGCTCGAAGTGGGGGACCTCCTCCTCGGCAACCCCGAGCTCGCGCGAATCCTCCAGCACCCCGCGGTCGGGGTGGACCGGAAGCGGAAGGTTCTGGCCGCGCTCTGGCAGAAGGCCCGCCCGGGGCCGCTCCTCGAGCGGCTGGTCGACCTCCTCGTGGCGCGCGACCGCCTGGCTCTCCTCCCCGGCATCGGCGAGGCCTATGGCGAGCTGTGGAACGACCACCGGGGCGTGGTCGCGGCGGAGGCGGTCTCCGCGGTGGCCCTCTCCAAGGCGCAGCGGGACGCCCTGGCCGCTGCCCTCCAGAAGGCCTCCGGCCGCGGGGTGGAGCTCTCCGCTCGGGCGGCCCCCGAGGTCCTCGGCGGCCTGCTCGTCCGCATGGGAGGCAAGACGTACGACGGCACCGTGCGCGGCCGGCTGCAGGCCCTGCGCGAAAGCCTGGTCCGGGGCCGCTAGGGTGGGGGGTCGATAAAAAATCGCCATGGAGATTCGCGCCGGGGAGATCACCAGGATCATCAAGGAGCAGCTCGGGGGCTTCACCGCCGGGGTGGACGTGGCGGAGGTGGGCACCGTGCTCACGGTGGGCGACGGCATCGCCCGCATCCACGGCCTGGAGAGCTGCATGGCGGGCGAGCTCCTCGAGCTGCCCCACGGGGTCATGGCCATCGCGCTCAACCTGGAGGAAGACTCCGTGGGAGCGGTGCTCCTCGGCGAGGCCGCCCTCATCAAGGAAGGGGACGAGGTCAAGCGGACCAGGCGCATCATGTCCGTGCCGGTGGGCGACGCCATGGTCGGCCGGATCGTGAACCCCGTCGGCCAGCCCATCGACGGCAAGGGGCCCATCGCCACCACCCACTTCAACCCCCTCGAGGTCATCGCCCCCGGGGTGGTGGACCGCCAGCCGGTGCGGGAGCCCCTCCAGACCGGGATCAAGGCCATCGACGGCATGGTCCCCATCGGCCGCGGGCAGCGCGAGCTGATCATCGGGGACCGCCAGACCGGCAAGACCGCGGTCGCGGTGGACACGATCATCAACCAGAAGGGGCAGGACGTCATCTGCATCTACGTGGCCATCGGCCAGAAGCAGTCGACGGTCGCTCAGGTGGCCCGGACCCTCGAGGAGTTCGGGGCCATGGCCTACACGATCATCGTGGCCGCCGCCGCCGCCGACCCCGCCCCCTACCTCTACCTGGCCCCCTACGCCGGCTGCGCGATCGGTGAGTTCTTCCGGGACAGCAAGCGCCACGCCCTCTGCGTCTACGACGACCTCAGCAAGCACGCCGCGGCCTACCGCGAGATCT is part of the Candidatus Methylomirabilis sp. genome and harbors:
- the atpH gene encoding ATP synthase F1 subunit delta; translated protein: MRGPSRALARRYARALLEVVLENKGDAQGLRQELLEVGDLLLGNPELARILQHPAVGVDRKRKVLAALWQKARPGPLLERLVDLLVARDRLALLPGIGEAYGELWNDHRGVVAAEAVSAVALSKAQRDALAAALQKASGRGVELSARAAPEVLGGLLVRMGGKTYDGTVRGRLQALRESLVRGR
- the atpA gene encoding F0F1 ATP synthase subunit alpha, producing MEIRAGEITRIIKEQLGGFTAGVDVAEVGTVLTVGDGIARIHGLESCMAGELLELPHGVMAIALNLEEDSVGAVLLGEAALIKEGDEVKRTRRIMSVPVGDAMVGRIVNPVGQPIDGKGPIATTHFNPLEVIAPGVVDRQPVREPLQTGIKAIDGMVPIGRGQRELIIGDRQTGKTAVAVDTIINQKGQDVICIYVAIGQKQSTVAQVARTLEEFGAMAYTIIVAAAAADPAPYLYLAPYAGCAIGEFFRDSKRHALCVYDDLSKHAAAYREISLLLRRPPGREAYPGDVFYLHSRLLERAAKLNDKKGAGSLTALPIIETQAGDISAYIPTNVISIT